In one window of Spiroplasma corruscae DNA:
- the xseB gene encoding exodeoxyribonuclease VII small subunit codes for MNKFNELIDEIKDISNKLNDPATKMEDSIELFKKGNELIKEAKDLLTNLEGEVKKVMDDNKVSDF; via the coding sequence ATGAACAAATTTAATGAACTAATTGATGAAATTAAGGATATATCTAATAAATTAAATGATCCAGCAACTAAAATGGAAGACTCAATTGAGTTATTTAAAAAAGGTAATGAACTAATTAAAGAAGCTAAAGATTTACTTACAAATTTAGAAGGTGAAGTTAAGAAAGTTATGGATGATAATAAAGTAAGTGATTTTTAG
- a CDS encoding YneF family protein produces MPWWAGLIIAIVSAIVGGIIGFIITRKVIQKQLKDNPPINENQIRAMYRSMGRKPSEADIKKTMNAVKRGK; encoded by the coding sequence ATGCCTTGATGAGCAGGTCTTATTATAGCTATTGTATCAGCAATCGTTGGTGGAATAATTGGTTTTATTATAACTCGTAAGGTAATACAAAAACAATTAAAAGATAATCCGCCAATAAATGAAAACCAAATTAGAGCCATGTATAGAAGTATGGGTAGAAAACCCTCTGAAGCTGATATCAAAAAAACAATGAATGCAGTAAAAAGAGGAAAATAA
- a CDS encoding MBL fold metallo-hydrolase translates to MLLYTFQDKNFRKTNGYLLCTEKNNAILIDTGYREYKKILDFTIKKNISIKNIIITHGHFGHFYGLNELSEKHNLPNIYIGYSDLLNLFEPHKNTSMLFEGVEPYSVRPLENLKVVLNDMTIALDGYDLNIFLKKAHTSGSLIIEIDKIKSLFIGDLITKDQDPLIVGAFEKSIEKSDVISALKWFFKSYDNEYRIYPGHGPSNISIHDLIDNDFIIKKYYMKFIDK, encoded by the coding sequence ATGCTTTTATACACTTTTCAGGATAAAAATTTCAGAAAAACAAATGGTTATTTATTATGCACGGAAAAAAATAATGCAATTTTAATTGATACAGGTTATAGAGAATATAAAAAAATATTAGATTTTACGATTAAGAAAAATATTTCTATTAAGAACATAATAATTACACACGGACATTTTGGACATTTTTATGGACTAAATGAATTATCCGAAAAACATAACCTACCAAACATTTATATTGGTTATTCTGATTTGTTAAACTTATTTGAACCACATAAAAATACAAGTATGCTTTTTGAAGGTGTTGAACCATATTCGGTAAGACCACTAGAAAATCTAAAAGTAGTTCTTAATGATATGACTATTGCATTAGATGGATATGATTTAAACATATTTCTAAAAAAAGCTCATACTTCTGGTTCATTAATTATTGAAATAGATAAAATTAAATCTCTTTTTATTGGAGATTTAATAACAAAGGACCAAGACCCATTAATTGTTGGTGCATTTGAAAAAAGTATTGAAAAAAGTGATGTTATAAGTGCATTAAAATGATTTTTTAAATCTTATGATAATGAATATAGGATATATCCTGGTCACGGACCAAGCAATATATCAATTCATGATTTAATTGATAATGATTTTATAATAAAAAAATATTATATGAAATTTATTGATAAATAA
- a CDS encoding lipoprotein, with the protein MKKLLSILGLMVIVTPSLNVISCEQIETFPSKHANVKTSSLEKFFEQKNNIKPYNIDYIELINNSWEHIGFENNISTHKIDYSFVSISDSEIKSDFFSSLIELYEPTTADGINYDFTGLTFYIENIFLNLISVNSEFELTVNSDVAITIKKGWKTVGKILLTLENDVPYEKKETINFINKILLNMNYVFDITPNKLKSVENNYDYLINTSLTKDNFDDFYNEFSLKQKVITNLALSKSQFELSEENEVLYLNIEGYIYKIIS; encoded by the coding sequence ATGAAAAAACTATTATCAATATTAGGTTTAATGGTAATTGTTACACCTTCATTAAATGTTATATCTTGTGAACAAATTGAAACTTTTCCTTCTAAACATGCAAATGTAAAAACATCATCTTTAGAAAAATTTTTTGAACAAAAAAATAATATTAAACCATATAATATCGATTATATAGAACTAATTAATAATTCTTGAGAACACATAGGGTTTGAGAATAATATTTCTACTCATAAAATTGATTATAGTTTTGTATCTATTTCAGATAGTGAGATCAAATCCGATTTTTTTAGTAGTTTAATTGAATTATATGAACCAACTACAGCTGATGGTATAAATTATGACTTTACAGGTTTAACATTTTATATTGAAAATATATTTTTAAATCTAATTTCTGTTAATTCAGAATTTGAATTAACAGTTAATTCAGATGTAGCAATAACAATAAAAAAAGGATGAAAAACAGTTGGTAAAATATTATTAACACTTGAAAATGATGTTCCATATGAAAAGAAAGAAACTATTAATTTTATTAATAAAATCTTATTAAATATGAACTATGTTTTTGATATAACACCTAACAAATTAAAAAGTGTAGAAAACAATTATGATTACTTAATTAACACTTCATTAACAAAAGATAATTTTGATGATTTTTATAATGAATTCAGCTTAAAACAAAAAGTAATAACTAACTTAGCACTAAGTAAAAGTCAATTTGAATTATCTGAAGAAAATGAAGTGTTATATCTAAATATTGAAGGTTATATCTATAAAATTATCTCTTAA
- the yqeH gene encoding ribosome biogenesis GTPase YqeH, with amino-acid sequence MKFYNDDNNEKKGDLDNEKSVKESEKNYKKVKQISKVTLNEFEPGIGNTTNYNDDGPKKCVGCGKELHMKDERLPGYVLDIVKQDYCLRCFKIKNYNRLVEQDINDKDFIEILDNINKENENIRYYYVVDIFDLPGSRLEWLEKIISKKEVVILANKVDLLPKSVKSKKVLEYLTEYFRDSSLKNSEIILTSSIKEEYVYNLILKLRSVKYDQYIIGISNAGKSSLINACLRLNQQIPSIVTSKYVNTTLDKIKINFTKDNYIYDTPGLIKHNHIAIATAPSYWDFFFFQKEIKQVTYQLFKGQTIFYGGLAWFSFVDNQLLNDKNKELRVGFHFYINKRLPLHRTKTLNSLNYFKKHRHSLSPRLKDTNFEFITHEFEFDKEENVDIHISGLGWINFNSHNGMKISITVPKTEYGVTVKKLKPLI; translated from the coding sequence ATGAAATTTTATAATGATGATAATAATGAAAAAAAAGGCGATTTAGATAATGAAAAATCAGTTAAAGAATCTGAAAAAAATTATAAAAAGGTAAAACAAATAAGTAAGGTAACATTAAACGAATTTGAGCCAGGTATCGGAAATACAACTAATTATAATGATGATGGACCAAAAAAATGTGTTGGTTGTGGTAAAGAACTACATATGAAGGATGAAAGATTACCAGGTTATGTATTAGATATCGTTAAACAAGATTACTGCTTGAGATGTTTTAAAATTAAAAATTATAATAGATTAGTCGAACAAGATATAAATGACAAAGATTTTATAGAAATTTTAGATAACATCAATAAAGAAAATGAAAACATTCGATATTATTATGTTGTTGATATATTTGATTTACCCGGCAGTAGATTAGAATGATTAGAAAAAATAATATCAAAAAAAGAGGTAGTTATACTTGCTAATAAAGTAGATTTGTTACCTAAATCAGTAAAAAGTAAAAAAGTACTAGAGTATTTAACAGAGTATTTTAGAGATTCATCATTAAAGAATTCTGAAATTATATTAACTTCATCGATAAAAGAAGAATACGTTTATAATTTAATTCTAAAACTTAGAAGTGTGAAATATGACCAATATATAATTGGTATTTCAAATGCTGGAAAATCAAGTCTTATAAATGCATGTTTAAGATTGAACCAACAAATTCCTTCAATTGTAACTTCTAAATATGTTAATACAACATTAGATAAAATTAAAATCAACTTTACAAAAGATAACTATATTTATGATACACCAGGATTAATTAAACATAATCATATTGCAATAGCTACTGCTCCTAGTTACTGGGATTTCTTCTTTTTTCAAAAAGAAATTAAACAGGTAACCTATCAATTGTTTAAAGGACAAACAATTTTTTATGGGGGTCTAGCTTGGTTTAGTTTTGTTGATAATCAATTATTGAATGATAAAAATAAAGAATTAAGAGTTGGATTTCATTTTTATATAAACAAAAGACTACCATTACATAGAACTAAGACTCTTAATTCATTAAACTATTTTAAAAAACATCGTCATTCTTTATCTCCTAGGTTAAAGGATACAAATTTTGAATTTATTACACATGAGTTTGAGTTTGATAAAGAAGAAAATGTAGATATTCATATATCTGGATTAGGGTGAATTAACTTTAATTCTCATAATGGAATGAAAATTTCAATTACAGTACCAAAAACAGAATATGGTGTTACTGTAAAAAAACTCAAACCTTTAATATAG
- a CDS encoding DUF896 domain-containing protein — MKMEEIIKKINEYAKLSKERELTDEELKDRDSLRQEYLKIFRGNFENQLKSIKIVDKDESKE, encoded by the coding sequence ATGAAAATGGAAGAAATAATAAAAAAAATCAATGAATATGCAAAGTTATCTAAAGAAAGAGAATTGACTGATGAAGAATTAAAAGATAGAGACTCATTAAGACAAGAATACTTAAAAATATTTAGAGGTAATTTTGAAAATCAATTAAAATCAATAAAAATAGTGGATAAAGATGAAAGTAAAGAATAA
- the tkt gene encoding transketolase, translating to MNKDNLNAIRMLGIDAINKANSGHPGIVLDAAPICFVLFTDIMKINPKNSKWFNRDRFVLSAGHGSALLYSTLHLSGFNVTINDLKNFRQISSITPGHPEYGMTDGIEATTGPLGQGFAMGVGMALAESHLSSRYNTSDFNLIDHHTFVLCGDGDLQEGVCQEAISFAGRYKLNKLIVLHDSNDIQLDAKVSVSQSEDITMKFKAANWNTIRVSDGENIVEIKKAIEDAKKSDKPTYIEVKTIIGIGATNQGTTKVHGAPLGTDIDNVKKSFNWEYKPFQIPNDVYEFYNLNVVEKGKKYNEEWEINFNKYKLKYPELAKELETSIKKEWSINIDDLIKLNKKNTQATRVSSGETFNYLASNIKAMIGGSADLSESTKIKGPDGTYDFNNKSGRNIMYGVREFAMSSINNGMALHGGLLPIESGFFVFSDYMKPAIRLSALMGIQKLMVFTHDSIAVGEDGPTHQPIEQLAMLRSIPNISIYRPCDMAETIASYYDAIINNKNLPSVILATRQNLTELNHIDERKVFDYVNKGAYILEDDIKPEITLIATGSEVELALKVKEELNKNNKMVRVVSMVNMNNFLKQDINYQNLIIDRKTKRFTIELSSTFGWQKFIGDDGISFGIDTFGHSAPFNHVLDHLSFNEKIIVKKILDTYK from the coding sequence ATGAATAAAGATAATCTAAATGCAATAAGAATGTTAGGAATTGATGCAATTAATAAGGCAAACTCAGGTCATCCAGGAATAGTTTTAGATGCAGCCCCAATATGCTTTGTATTATTTACAGATATAATGAAAATTAACCCAAAAAATTCAAAATGATTTAATAGAGATCGTTTTGTATTAAGTGCTGGTCATGGAAGTGCATTATTATATTCAACACTACACCTTTCAGGTTTTAATGTTACTATAAATGATTTAAAAAATTTTAGACAAATTAGTTCAATAACACCAGGTCATCCAGAATATGGTATGACTGATGGAATTGAGGCCACTACAGGGCCTCTTGGACAAGGTTTTGCAATGGGAGTTGGGATGGCATTAGCTGAATCTCATTTATCGTCACGTTATAACACAAGTGATTTTAATTTAATTGATCACCATACTTTTGTATTATGTGGTGATGGAGATTTACAAGAAGGAGTGTGTCAAGAAGCTATTTCCTTTGCAGGTAGGTATAAATTAAATAAGCTAATTGTATTACACGATTCAAATGATATCCAATTAGATGCAAAGGTAAGTGTTTCACAATCAGAAGATATAACTATGAAATTTAAAGCTGCTAATTGAAATACAATAAGAGTTAGCGATGGTGAAAACATAGTTGAAATTAAAAAAGCTATTGAAGATGCTAAAAAGTCAGATAAACCAACCTATATTGAAGTTAAAACAATTATAGGTATTGGAGCAACTAATCAAGGCACTACAAAAGTTCATGGAGCACCTTTAGGAACAGATATTGATAATGTAAAGAAATCATTTAATTGAGAATATAAACCATTTCAAATACCAAATGATGTATATGAATTTTATAATTTGAATGTCGTTGAAAAAGGAAAAAAATATAATGAAGAATGAGAAATAAACTTTAATAAATATAAATTAAAATACCCAGAGTTAGCAAAAGAATTAGAAACTTCGATAAAAAAAGAATGATCTATTAATATAGATGATTTAATTAAATTAAACAAAAAAAATACCCAAGCCACAAGAGTTAGCTCTGGAGAAACTTTTAACTACTTAGCAAGTAATATAAAGGCTATGATTGGTGGAAGTGCTGATTTAAGTGAATCAACTAAAATAAAAGGTCCGGATGGTACATATGATTTTAACAATAAAAGTGGAAGAAATATTATGTATGGTGTTAGAGAATTTGCTATGAGTTCAATAAATAACGGAATGGCACTTCATGGTGGATTATTACCAATAGAAAGTGGTTTCTTTGTGTTTTCTGACTATATGAAACCAGCAATAAGATTATCAGCATTAATGGGTATACAAAAATTAATGGTATTTACACATGATTCAATTGCAGTTGGTGAAGATGGTCCAACTCATCAACCAATTGAACAACTAGCAATGCTAAGATCAATTCCAAATATATCTATTTATAGACCATGTGATATGGCCGAAACAATAGCATCTTATTATGATGCAATCATAAATAATAAAAATCTACCAAGTGTTATTCTTGCAACAAGACAGAATTTAACTGAATTAAATCATATAGATGAAAGAAAAGTTTTCGACTATGTTAATAAAGGGGCGTATATTTTAGAAGATGATATTAAACCAGAAATTACTTTAATCGCAACTGGAAGTGAAGTAGAATTAGCTTTAAAAGTAAAAGAAGAATTAAATAAAAATAATAAAATGGTAAGAGTTGTTTCAATGGTTAATATGAATAACTTCTTAAAACAAGATATAAATTATCAAAATCTAATTATTGATAGAAAAACAAAAAGATTTACAATAGAATTATCTTCAACTTTTGGTTGACAAAAATTTATTGGTGATGATGGAATATCTTTTGGTATTGATACATTCGGTCATTCTGCACCATTTAATCACGTTCTTGATCATCTATCATTTAATGAAAAAATTATAGTAAAAAAAATATTAGATACTTATAAATAG
- a CDS encoding deoxyribonuclease IV gives MNNKYYLGCHVGMNAANKYLIGSVMEAIDNGANTFMFFTGAPQNTRRTETNKLNIEQFNSLLKEYKINKDKLICHGPYTINLANTIKPETYDLGIRLLKEEIIRLGEIGVKTLVLHPGATVGASLEKGLDSLIKGLDTVLLDPEIINIDIKIALETMSGKGTEICTKFEDFKYIFNNAKSTSKLGVCIDTCHINDAGYDIKNNLDGVIEEFNKIIGINRLLAIHLNDSKNELNSHKDRHHNIGYGKIGFESLNKIVHNPLFSQIPIVLETPWIGDFCPYKDEIKMLNESKFTDPFKVLIKE, from the coding sequence ATGAATAATAAATATTATTTAGGTTGCCACGTCGGTATGAATGCAGCTAATAAATACTTAATAGGTAGTGTAATGGAAGCTATTGATAATGGGGCAAATACCTTTATGTTTTTTACAGGGGCACCACAAAACACTAGAAGAACCGAAACCAATAAGTTAAATATTGAGCAATTTAACTCTCTTTTAAAAGAATATAAGATAAATAAAGATAAATTAATTTGTCATGGACCTTACACTATTAATTTAGCAAATACTATTAAGCCTGAGACATATGATTTAGGCATTAGATTATTAAAAGAAGAAATCATAAGATTAGGTGAAATAGGTGTTAAAACCCTTGTATTACACCCTGGAGCGACCGTAGGAGCATCATTAGAAAAAGGATTGGATAGTTTAATAAAAGGTCTTGATACAGTTCTCTTAGACCCAGAAATTATAAATATAGATATTAAAATAGCATTAGAAACTATGTCAGGAAAAGGAACTGAAATATGTACAAAATTTGAAGATTTTAAATATATATTTAATAACGCTAAAAGCACATCAAAATTAGGTGTATGTATTGATACTTGTCATATTAATGATGCAGGATATGATATTAAAAACAATTTAGATGGTGTTATTGAGGAATTTAATAAAATAATTGGCATTAATAGACTTCTAGCTATACACTTGAATGATAGTAAAAATGAGTTAAATAGTCATAAAGATCGTCATCATAATATTGGATATGGGAAAATAGGTTTTGAATCACTTAATAAAATAGTACATAATCCACTTTTTAGTCAAATACCAATAGTTTTAGAAACACCATGAATTGGTGACTTTTGTCCATATAAAGATGAAATAAAAATGTTGAACGAATCTAAATTTACAGATCCGTTCAAAGTATTGATTAAAGAATAA
- a CDS encoding transcription antitermination factor NusB — translation MNSTSINYLKKRRQNTIQLLYRYFLLEEKTNIKQEVIDGFQLIDISVEFEEHAFKICDQLKELIELCENNLSENWKWKRIPNIIKAILINGAFEIKNNITPKTVVINESIDLSRSYLPSWETSFVNAILDKI, via the coding sequence ATGAATAGCACTAGTATTAATTATTTAAAGAAAAGAAGACAAAATACTATACAACTACTATATAGATATTTTTTATTAGAAGAAAAAACTAATATTAAACAAGAAGTAATTGATGGATTCCAATTAATTGATATTAGTGTAGAGTTTGAAGAACATGCATTTAAAATATGCGATCAATTAAAGGAATTAATTGAATTATGTGAGAATAATCTTAGTGAAAACTGAAAATGAAAAAGAATACCAAATATAATTAAGGCAATACTTATAAACGGAGCTTTTGAAATTAAAAATAATATAACACCAAAAACAGTTGTAATTAACGAGAGTATAGACTTATCAAGAAGTTACTTACCTAGTTGAGAAACCAGTTTCGTTAATGCTATTCTTGATAAAATTTAG
- a CDS encoding riboflavin kinase has translation MTRVHYFNYLIKIKVNIEDNIALIGDFKNWDDFEDKQIEYLKNKSKKLKLKSSILLFRKNFLNNGIFNTKNIIKIAKRQKIDNVIIYDYNENYLNFDQKDLFNNIVNELSIKKTVIANNYYECKIFNTDFFVNNFSTNNLLFGDFKLKSYKYNNIQLIKENKFEEFKINNKLMYMFDGIVEKGKQLGRKIGFPTINIVFNKDNKLLINHGVYACKVYIENLDYIFIGAGCYWKNELDQDVFEVNLFDFDKEIYGWKVTIEPVKWIRNGIKVNSLDELILLLKNDVSFIKLLKINKETYE, from the coding sequence ATGACAAGGGTACACTATTTTAATTATCTTATAAAAATTAAAGTTAATATTGAAGATAATATCGCTTTAATTGGCGATTTTAAGAATTGGGATGATTTTGAAGATAAACAAATCGAATATTTAAAAAATAAAAGTAAAAAGCTAAAGTTAAAATCTTCAATATTATTATTTAGAAAAAATTTCTTAAATAATGGAATTTTTAATACTAAAAATATTATTAAAATAGCAAAACGTCAAAAAATTGATAATGTTATTATTTATGACTACAATGAAAATTATTTAAATTTTGATCAAAAGGACCTCTTTAACAATATAGTAAATGAATTATCTATAAAAAAAACCGTTATAGCTAATAACTATTATGAATGTAAAATATTTAATACCGACTTTTTTGTAAATAACTTCAGTACAAATAATTTATTATTTGGTGACTTTAAATTAAAATCATATAAATATAACAACATTCAACTAATAAAAGAAAATAAGTTTGAAGAATTTAAAATAAATAATAAATTAATGTATATGTTTGATGGAATTGTTGAAAAAGGGAAACAACTTGGTAGAAAAATAGGATTTCCTACAATAAATATTGTTTTTAATAAAGATAATAAGTTGCTTATTAATCATGGGGTGTATGCTTGTAAAGTGTATATAGAAAATCTTGATTATATTTTCATTGGAGCAGGTTGTTATTGAAAAAATGAATTAGATCAAGATGTATTTGAGGTAAATTTATTTGATTTTGATAAAGAAATATATGGTTGGAAAGTAACAATCGAACCGGTAAAATGGATAAGAAATGGGATTAAGGTCAATTCACTTGATGAATTAATATTATTATTAAAAAATGATGTTAGTTTTATTAAATTATTAAAAATAAATAAGGAGACATATGAATAA
- the xseA gene encoding exodeoxyribonuclease VII large subunit, producing the protein MEKESIFKVSEINELIKSHIENNNNFKEIKIKGEVANLTFNKMGHIYFSLKEVDAKIDCAMWKFNAHKFLDLDINEGTEITAVGSLSLYSKTCKITFIATNIEIGGIGALALKYEKRYKELESKGWFDSSLKKPIPLLPKNIGIVTAATGDAVNDLITTIKRRYSIVNIYIFPALVQGDESAKDIAKKIKQANNFNIKLDVLIVGRGGGSYEDLWSFNEMEVLEAIHNSKIPIITGIGHDADVTLSDYVADLRASTPTAAGEKATQDKIYLINNLNSKLINFGQILKKHTSNYSIFLDNVLLKNRESLTNKLNKNNTNLNILSNSITNNIIKIINKTKENLNWISKSYCETINNRIKQSNNELQFSENKINSVVIRNIEKYKASLMNYEQIIKLHDTSFILKKGYAILKDDKKIIRSVVELNNIDIINITLADGEKEIQIEKRGKNNEQI; encoded by the coding sequence ATGGAAAAAGAAAGTATCTTTAAAGTTAGTGAGATAAATGAACTAATAAAAAGTCATATTGAAAATAACAACAATTTTAAAGAAATTAAAATAAAAGGGGAAGTTGCAAACCTAACATTTAATAAAATGGGTCATATATATTTTTCATTAAAAGAAGTTGATGCAAAAATTGATTGTGCTATGTGGAAGTTTAACGCTCATAAATTTCTTGATTTAGATATAAATGAAGGTACTGAAATCACAGCTGTTGGAAGTCTTTCTTTATATTCTAAAACTTGTAAAATTACATTTATTGCCACTAATATTGAGATAGGTGGTATTGGAGCATTAGCTTTAAAATACGAAAAAAGATATAAGGAATTAGAAAGCAAAGGGTGATTCGATAGTTCACTTAAAAAACCTATACCATTATTGCCTAAAAATATTGGTATTGTAACTGCTGCAACTGGTGATGCGGTTAATGATTTAATAACAACTATTAAGCGAAGATATTCAATAGTTAATATTTATATATTTCCAGCTTTAGTTCAAGGTGATGAAAGTGCTAAAGATATAGCAAAGAAAATTAAACAAGCAAATAATTTTAATATTAAGTTAGATGTTTTAATAGTTGGTAGAGGTGGTGGAAGTTATGAAGACTTATGAAGCTTTAATGAAATGGAAGTTTTAGAAGCTATACACAACAGTAAAATCCCAATTATAACAGGAATTGGTCATGATGCAGATGTAACTCTTTCAGACTATGTAGCGGACTTAAGAGCTTCAACGCCAACGGCTGCAGGAGAAAAAGCTACCCAAGATAAAATCTATTTAATAAACAATCTAAATAGTAAACTAATTAATTTTGGTCAAATATTAAAAAAACATACATCAAATTATAGTATTTTTTTAGACAATGTATTATTAAAAAATAGAGAAAGTCTTACTAATAAACTAAACAAAAACAATACTAATTTAAATATTTTATCAAATAGCATTACTAATAATATTATTAAAATAATTAATAAGACAAAAGAGAATTTGAATTGAATAAGTAAATCATATTGTGAAACTATTAATAACAGAATTAAACAAAGTAATAATGAGCTTCAATTTAGTGAAAATAAGATAAACTCAGTAGTAATAAGAAATATTGAGAAATATAAAGCAAGTTTAATGAACTATGAACAAATTATAAAACTTCACGACACATCTTTTATATTAAAAAAAGGTTACGCTATATTAAAAGACGATAAAAAAATTATAAGAAGTGTAGTGGAACTTAATAATATTGATATAATAAATATAACATTAGCTGACGGTGAAAAAGAAATTCAAATCGAAAAGAGAGGAAAAAATAATGAACAAATTTAA
- the plsY gene encoding glycerol-3-phosphate 1-O-acyltransferase PlsY, with protein sequence MYLGTFIASLIGYLIGSFTFSIIVVKIKTSKDIREIGSNNAGATNTSRVLGLKWGIIVLILDSLKVLLTAIIAMLINMINNDLFNKTSFYIPMFFTLIGHCWPIYYKFKGGKAVSCFMGLLLVTNYILFILFLTFSLTIFFIFKKVSLASIIGSLIICILTWIPYISGHYTFDINGWLFFTNAYNNNLYFVWFNKFHDLNKKSSFYDSFLTINIVLTLSTVFLIVRHRKNIVRLFKGKEPNFGKKVVIDEKKHQNN encoded by the coding sequence ATGTACTTAGGAACTTTTATAGCTAGTTTGATTGGATATTTAATTGGAAGTTTCACATTTTCTATTATCGTAGTTAAAATAAAAACTAGTAAAGATATTAGAGAAATTGGTAGTAATAATGCTGGTGCTACAAACACGAGCAGAGTTTTAGGTTTAAAATGAGGGATTATAGTACTTATACTTGACTCTCTTAAGGTATTGCTTACAGCTATTATTGCAATGTTAATTAATATGATAAACAATGATTTATTTAATAAAACTAGTTTTTATATACCAATGTTTTTTACATTAATTGGTCATTGTTGGCCAATATACTATAAATTTAAAGGTGGTAAAGCAGTTAGTTGCTTTATGGGTTTACTTTTAGTTACTAATTATATATTATTTATTTTATTTTTAACATTTAGTTTAACAATATTTTTTATATTTAAAAAAGTAAGTTTAGCATCTATTATAGGTTCATTAATTATTTGTATATTAACGTGAATCCCATACATATCTGGTCATTATACATTTGATATTAATGGCTGACTATTCTTTACAAATGCATATAATAATAATTTGTATTTCGTTTGATTTAATAAATTTCACGATCTAAATAAAAAAAGTTCATTTTATGATAGTTTTCTAACAATAAACATAGTGTTAACCTTATCAACAGTATTTCTAATAGTAAGACATAGAAAAAATATTGTAAGATTATTTAAAGGTAAAGAACCAAATTTTGGCAAAAAAGTTGTTATAGACGAAAAAAAACATCAAAATAATTAA
- a CDS encoding YqeG family HAD IIIA-type phosphatase, whose protein sequence is MKNLKGKSLLLNYFKPSIYLESYKKINLSSLKNSGIKLVLCDMDNTLIGWNQRVPSNDVLNFIKNVNYHNMEFVLFSNNIRSRVENFAKKAGVENYFWDCKKPLLGKMKLIKKLFDYKEEEMILIGDQLVTDILVSNRAHIKSILISPISRDVKSNKFVHYIEDKLFKKLAQKNILHEGFYDEGDIGGNYEIL, encoded by the coding sequence ATGAAAAATTTAAAAGGAAAATCATTACTTCTTAACTATTTTAAACCATCAATTTATTTAGAAAGTTATAAGAAAATTAACTTAAGTTCTTTAAAAAATAGTGGAATAAAGTTGGTTTTATGTGATATGGATAATACGTTAATTGGATGAAATCAAAGAGTTCCTAGTAATGATGTATTGAATTTTATAAAAAATGTAAACTACCATAACATGGAATTTGTATTATTTTCAAACAATATTAGAAGTAGAGTAGAAAATTTCGCTAAAAAAGCAGGGGTTGAAAATTATTTTTGAGATTGTAAAAAACCATTATTAGGTAAAATGAAGTTAATAAAAAAATTATTTGATTACAAAGAAGAAGAAATGATACTAATAGGTGATCAATTAGTAACTGATATATTAGTTTCCAATAGAGCACATATTAAAAGCATATTAATATCACCTATAAGTAGGGATGTTAAAAGTAATAAATTTGTTCATTATATAGAAGATAAGTTATTTAAAAAATTAGCACAAAAAAATATTTTACATGAAGGTTTCTATGACGAAGGGGATATTGGAGGAAATTATGAAATTTTATAA